A section of the Ornithinimicrobium sufpigmenti genome encodes:
- the coxB gene encoding aa3-type cytochrome oxidase subunit II, producing the protein MRRLEQTQRRPVGRRWGLAAAAVPAALLLSGCVEDIRAGFLPEPITSEGSEYLTFWNGTWIAAWAIGIFMWGLIFWCVIAYRRKSEDEIPTQFRYHVPFEILYTAVPILLVMTLFGQTVKVENTLLHIDEDPDVVVNVAGKKWSWDFNYLNEDVYETGVQAYTLNEGREGVPETLPTLVLPVDSRVEFVLTSRDVIHSFWVPQFLIKLDMIPGRVNIFQVTTTEEGTFHGKCAELCGTYHAEMLFNVSVVSQEEYDAHIESLREAGQTGRLGPELDQYELQSDQDDPLRGRSGN; encoded by the coding sequence GTGCGACGGCTTGAGCAGACACAGCGTCGTCCGGTCGGCAGGCGGTGGGGACTGGCCGCGGCGGCCGTGCCCGCCGCGCTGCTTCTGTCCGGTTGCGTCGAGGACATTCGAGCGGGCTTCCTGCCCGAGCCCATCACGAGCGAGGGCTCCGAGTACCTGACCTTCTGGAACGGCACCTGGATCGCGGCGTGGGCGATCGGCATCTTCATGTGGGGCCTCATCTTCTGGTGCGTCATCGCCTACCGCCGCAAGAGCGAGGACGAGATCCCCACCCAGTTCCGCTACCACGTGCCCTTCGAGATCCTCTACACCGCGGTCCCGATCCTGCTGGTCATGACGCTGTTCGGGCAGACCGTCAAGGTCGAGAACACGCTCCTGCACATCGACGAGGACCCCGACGTGGTCGTCAACGTGGCGGGCAAGAAGTGGAGCTGGGACTTCAACTACCTCAACGAGGACGTCTACGAGACCGGCGTGCAGGCCTACACCCTCAACGAGGGCCGCGAGGGGGTCCCGGAGACGCTGCCCACCCTGGTGCTGCCGGTCGACAGCCGGGTGGAGTTCGTGCTCACCTCCCGTGACGTCATCCACTCCTTCTGGGTCCCGCAGTTCCTCATCAAGCTGGACATGATCCCTGGCCGGGTCAACATCTTCCAGGTCACCACCACCGAGGAAGGCACCTTCCACGGCAAGTGCGCCGAGCTGTGCGGCACCTACCACGCCGAGATGCTCTTCAACGTCTCCGTCGTCTCCCAGGAGGAGTACGACGCCCACATCGAGTCCCTGCGCGAGGCGGGCCAGACCGGCCGGCTGGGTCCCGAGCTCGACCAGTACGAGCTGCAGAGCGACCAGGACGACCCTCTGCGCGGAAGGAGCGGTAACTGA
- a CDS encoding dipeptidase, producing MMPGIRSDLEALTRIPSVSLDSFDQRHVEDSALATADLLRAEGLEVEIVREGGRPAVIGHLPGPEGAPTVLLYAHHDVQPPGDDADWDTPVFEPTQVGERLYARGVADDKAGVMAHVAALRAHGGRPPVGVRVFIEGEEEVGSASLPTVLERHGDRLAADAIVLADSHNWKVGVPALTTTLRGMVRVVVEVRALDHGVHSGMYGGAVPDGLTALARLLATLHDEAGDVAVPGLMSSQAADLDYTDDDLRADSGLADGVSPIGTGSILSRMWTKPAMTVIGIDAPSVEKAANLLTPVGRAKLSMRIHPAESPETAYLALKAHLEEHAPWGCQVSVTLDDDGAGFAADAQGPVYDVARSAFRDAWDGVEAVDIGVGGSIPFVAAFAERFPDAAILVTGVEDPDTRAHAANESLHLGEFERVCLAEALLLDRLGTVGKD from the coding sequence ATGATGCCGGGGATCCGGTCCGACCTGGAGGCGCTGACCCGCATTCCCTCGGTGTCCCTGGACTCCTTCGACCAGAGGCACGTCGAGGACAGCGCCCTGGCCACCGCCGACCTGCTGCGCGCCGAGGGCCTGGAGGTCGAGATCGTCCGCGAGGGTGGCCGCCCGGCGGTGATCGGGCACCTGCCCGGTCCCGAGGGGGCCCCGACCGTGCTGCTCTACGCCCACCACGACGTCCAGCCGCCCGGCGACGACGCCGACTGGGACACGCCGGTCTTCGAGCCGACGCAGGTGGGGGAGCGGCTCTACGCCCGGGGCGTCGCCGACGACAAGGCGGGGGTGATGGCCCACGTCGCCGCGCTGCGTGCGCACGGCGGACGGCCACCTGTGGGGGTCCGGGTCTTCATCGAGGGGGAGGAGGAGGTCGGGTCCGCCTCGCTGCCGACGGTCCTGGAGAGGCACGGCGACCGGCTGGCCGCGGATGCGATCGTCCTGGCCGACTCGCACAACTGGAAGGTCGGCGTGCCCGCGCTGACCACCACCCTGCGCGGGATGGTCCGGGTCGTGGTGGAGGTCCGCGCGCTCGACCACGGGGTGCACAGCGGGATGTACGGCGGCGCGGTCCCCGACGGCCTGACGGCACTGGCCCGCTTGCTCGCGACCCTGCACGACGAGGCGGGTGACGTGGCCGTCCCGGGGCTGATGAGCTCGCAGGCCGCTGACCTGGACTACACCGATGACGACCTGCGGGCCGACTCCGGGCTCGCCGACGGCGTCAGCCCGATCGGCACCGGCTCGATCCTGTCCCGCATGTGGACCAAGCCGGCGATGACCGTGATCGGCATCGACGCGCCCTCGGTCGAGAAGGCGGCCAACCTGCTCACGCCCGTCGGCCGGGCCAAGCTCTCGATGCGCATCCACCCGGCCGAGTCGCCGGAGACGGCATACCTCGCCCTCAAGGCGCACCTGGAGGAGCACGCGCCCTGGGGCTGCCAGGTGAGCGTCACGCTCGACGACGACGGCGCCGGGTTCGCCGCCGACGCCCAGGGACCGGTGTATGACGTGGCCAGGTCCGCCTTCCGCGACGCCTGGGACGGCGTCGAGGCGGTCGACATCGGGGTGGGTGGGTCGATCCCCTTCGTCGCGGCCTTCGCCGAGCGGTTCCCGGACGCGGCGATCCTGGTCACGGGGGTGGAGGACCCCGACACCCGTGCGCACGCCGCCAACGAGAGCCTGCACCTGGGCGAGTTCGAGCGGGTCTGCCTGGCCGAGGCCCTCCTGCTGGACCGTCTCGGGACCGTCGGCAAGGATTGA
- the trpS gene encoding tryptophan--tRNA ligase produces MTDTAPLDDSAGDVLADSTSAASLQRSLARSAQIEEQLRTDPGQFRMLTGDRPTGHLHLGHYFGSLRNRVALQDLGVNTFVLIADYQVITDRDGVDLIQERVLSLVADYLATGIDPARTTIFAHSQIPALNQLMLPFLSLVTDSELRRNPTVKAEQDATGGRPMSGLMLTYPVHQAADILFCKANVVPVGKDQLPHLEQTRVIARRFDERYGRAGDRSAPVFPAPDALLSEVPHLLGTDGQKMSKSRGNTIELRMSADDTAKVLKKAVTDSERRITFDPVGRPEVSNLVQLAALTTGRDPQAIAEEIGDGGSGTLKKLVTEAVNEYFAPLRARRAELAADPAQLRRVLAEGNARAGEVAESTLAEVREAMQMVYG; encoded by the coding sequence GTGACTGACACCGCCCCGCTCGACGACTCCGCCGGCGACGTCCTCGCCGACTCGACCTCCGCCGCCTCGCTGCAGCGCAGCCTGGCGCGCAGCGCGCAGATCGAGGAGCAGCTGCGCACCGACCCCGGCCAGTTCCGGATGCTGACGGGTGACCGGCCGACCGGGCACCTGCACCTGGGGCACTACTTCGGCAGCCTGCGCAACCGGGTCGCGCTGCAGGACCTGGGCGTGAACACCTTCGTGCTCATCGCCGACTACCAGGTCATCACCGACCGGGACGGCGTCGACCTGATCCAGGAGCGGGTGCTCTCCCTCGTCGCCGACTACCTGGCGACCGGGATCGACCCCGCCCGCACGACGATCTTCGCGCACTCCCAGATCCCGGCGTTGAACCAGCTGATGCTGCCGTTCCTGTCGCTCGTCACCGACAGCGAGCTGCGCCGCAACCCGACGGTCAAGGCCGAGCAGGACGCCACGGGTGGCCGGCCGATGAGCGGGCTGATGCTCACCTACCCGGTGCACCAGGCGGCCGACATCCTCTTCTGCAAGGCCAACGTCGTGCCCGTCGGCAAGGACCAGCTGCCGCACCTGGAGCAGACGCGGGTCATCGCCCGCCGCTTCGACGAGCGCTACGGCCGGGCCGGGGACCGCAGCGCGCCGGTCTTCCCCGCTCCTGACGCCCTGCTCTCGGAGGTCCCCCACCTGCTGGGCACCGACGGGCAGAAGATGAGCAAGTCGCGGGGCAACACCATCGAGCTGCGGATGTCGGCCGATGACACGGCCAAGGTGCTCAAGAAGGCGGTCACCGACTCCGAGCGGCGCATCACCTTCGACCCGGTGGGCCGCCCGGAGGTCTCCAACCTCGTCCAGCTCGCCGCCCTGACCACCGGCCGCGACCCCCAGGCCATCGCCGAGGAGATCGGCGACGGCGGCTCAGGGACCCTGAAGAAGCTGGTGACGGAGGCCGTCAACGAGTACTTCGCGCCGCTGCGGGCCCGCCGGGCCGAGCTGGCGGCCGACCCGGCCCAGCTGCGCCGCGTCCTGGCGGAGGGCAACGCGCGCGCCGGCGAGGTGGCCGAGAGCACGCTGGCCGAGGTGCGCGAGGCCATGCAGATGGTCTACGGCTGA
- the aat gene encoding leucyl/phenylalanyl-tRNA--protein transferase — translation MPIEPPRTSWRLSTGGARPGEDLVGIGADLAPGTVLEAYREGIFPMGVGVGGGPPLGWWSPDPRGIFLPGDLHVSRSLRRSVGRFEATVDTAFRDVVEACADPSRDGAWITPEIVESYVELHRLGWAHSVEVWAEGVLVGGLYGLAIGRLFAAESKFHRATDASKVALVRLVEVLSEDGEPWVLDVQWSTPHLARLGVREVDRSTYLDLVRRVRSRLLPSRWRAGPT, via the coding sequence ATGCCGATCGAGCCGCCCCGCACCTCCTGGCGCCTGAGCACGGGGGGCGCCCGGCCCGGTGAGGACCTGGTCGGCATCGGGGCCGACCTCGCGCCCGGCACGGTGCTGGAGGCGTACCGGGAAGGGATCTTCCCGATGGGGGTCGGCGTGGGCGGTGGTCCACCCCTGGGCTGGTGGTCGCCTGACCCGCGGGGGATCTTCCTGCCCGGTGACCTGCACGTCAGCCGCTCGCTGCGCCGCTCCGTCGGCCGGTTCGAGGCCACGGTCGACACCGCCTTCCGGGACGTGGTCGAGGCCTGCGCCGACCCGAGCAGGGACGGGGCCTGGATCACCCCGGAGATCGTCGAGTCCTACGTCGAGCTGCACCGGCTCGGGTGGGCGCACTCCGTCGAGGTCTGGGCGGAGGGGGTGCTGGTCGGCGGCCTGTACGGCCTGGCCATCGGTCGCCTGTTCGCCGCGGAGTCCAAGTTCCACCGCGCCACCGACGCCTCCAAGGTGGCTCTCGTCCGCCTCGTCGAGGTCCTCTCCGAGGACGGCGAGCCCTGGGTGCTGGACGTCCAGTGGAGCACCCCCCACCTGGCCCGTCTAGGGGTGCGGGAGGTGGACCGCAGCACCTACCTTGACCTGGTACGGAGGGTGCGGTCGCGGCTCCTGCCGAGCCGGTGGCGCGCCGGGCCCACCTGA
- a CDS encoding HesB/IscA family protein translates to MTDIQSTATHGVQLSDVAAEKVRSLLAQEGRDDLRLRIGVQPGGCSGLIYQLYFDERSLDGDLVAEFGGVEVVVDRMSAPYLDGASIDFADTIEKQGFTIDNPNAGSSCACGDSFG, encoded by the coding sequence ATGACCGACATCCAGAGCACCGCGACCCACGGAGTGCAGCTGAGCGACGTCGCCGCCGAGAAGGTCAGGAGCCTGCTCGCGCAGGAGGGCCGCGACGACCTTCGGCTGCGCATCGGCGTGCAGCCGGGTGGCTGCTCCGGCCTGATCTACCAGCTCTACTTCGACGAGCGCAGCCTCGACGGCGACCTGGTGGCCGAGTTCGGTGGCGTCGAGGTCGTCGTGGACCGGATGAGCGCCCCCTACCTGGACGGCGCCTCCATCGACTTCGCCGACACCATCGAGAAGCAGGGCTTCACCATCGACAACCCCAACGCGGGCTCCTCCTGCGCCTGCGGCGACAGCTTCGGGTGA
- a CDS encoding glutathione S-transferase family protein produces the protein MVEEKREEKAEGSTAQGSYVSGEGGYERKARYIETRITRDGDGHGDLAVEPGRYRLAVSRACPWAHRTILVRQLLGLEDVLSMAVAGPVHDEDSWTFDLDPGGVDPVLGIPRLKDAYDARPDGFPESGVTVPAVVDTTTGQVVTNDFHQIVKDLVTEWTEHQRPEAPDLWPEDLRGEIEEVSELVYHDVNNGVYKCGFAGTQEAYDQAYDALWARMDWLEERLSRQRYLVGDRLTLADVRLWPTLVRFDAAYHGHFKCNRHKLTEMPALWAYARDLWQTHDFGSTVNFEHIKAHYYATHLDINPTGVVPKGPDTSVWQVPHGRDGLR, from the coding sequence ATGGTTGAAGAGAAGCGTGAGGAGAAGGCCGAGGGCAGCACCGCGCAGGGCAGCTACGTCAGCGGCGAGGGCGGTTATGAGCGCAAGGCCCGCTACATCGAGACCCGGATCACGCGGGACGGAGACGGCCATGGCGATCTTGCTGTGGAGCCGGGGCGCTACCGGCTCGCTGTCTCCCGCGCCTGCCCGTGGGCGCACCGGACGATCCTGGTCCGCCAGCTGCTGGGTCTGGAGGACGTGCTGTCGATGGCCGTGGCCGGGCCGGTGCACGACGAGGACAGCTGGACCTTCGACCTCGACCCGGGCGGTGTCGACCCCGTGCTCGGCATCCCCAGGCTCAAGGACGCCTACGACGCACGGCCCGACGGCTTCCCCGAGTCGGGCGTGACCGTCCCGGCCGTCGTGGACACCACCACGGGACAGGTCGTCACCAACGACTTCCACCAGATCGTCAAGGACCTGGTCACCGAGTGGACCGAGCACCAGCGCCCGGAGGCGCCCGACCTGTGGCCCGAGGACCTGCGCGGGGAGATCGAGGAGGTCTCCGAGCTCGTCTACCACGACGTGAACAACGGGGTCTACAAGTGCGGCTTCGCCGGCACCCAGGAGGCCTACGACCAGGCCTACGACGCGTTGTGGGCGCGGATGGACTGGCTCGAGGAACGGCTGTCGCGGCAGCGTTACCTCGTCGGTGACCGGCTGACCCTGGCCGACGTGCGGCTGTGGCCGACCCTGGTCCGGTTCGACGCGGCCTACCACGGCCACTTCAAGTGCAACCGTCACAAGCTCACCGAGATGCCGGCCCTGTGGGCCTACGCGCGCGACCTGTGGCAGACCCACGACTTCGGCTCCACGGTCAACTTCGAGCACATCAAGGCGCACTACTACGCCACCCACCTGGACATCAACCCCACGGGGGTCGTGCCCAAGGGGCCGGACACCTCGGTCTGGCAGGTGCCGCACGGGCGGGACGGGCTGCGCTAG
- a CDS encoding glycerate kinase produces MSASATPAAGPRVVVVVDRSGERLTADAAAGVARGWARTAPHTTVEAYDCHDGGAGLTAVVAGRLGATVHPVVVPGPAGVEVPAAVAVVPTADPSGAADPADRGDLADRGDRDPAAGGTAYLDTAQVAGRHLVPQERLADPEGLSSAGVGRLLRHARDLGVDRIVVGVGPLATHDGGVGLLRELGAGADLTNLPAVRDEWAGTRLVLVTTTESPLLGFQGASAGLGDHGVPPEVTQRLELRMGDLTDRVNAVLPPSRDLLTGLPRRPEREPGSGAGGGLGYALQLIGARTDDGARFLLDELGIRPRLAGSLLVLVTDRYDYTTVHDGVVAQTARAALESATPTVVLARQVAVGRREGMSLGVSGAYELREGEDLAALAARVARTWTPAR; encoded by the coding sequence ATGAGCGCCAGCGCCACCCCTGCCGCAGGCCCCCGCGTGGTCGTGGTCGTCGACCGTAGCGGGGAGCGGCTGACGGCCGACGCCGCTGCCGGAGTGGCCCGCGGCTGGGCCCGCACTGCACCGCACACCACGGTGGAGGCGTACGACTGTCACGACGGCGGGGCAGGTCTGACCGCGGTCGTGGCCGGACGACTCGGGGCCACGGTGCACCCCGTCGTGGTGCCGGGCCCGGCCGGGGTAGAGGTGCCCGCCGCGGTGGCCGTCGTGCCGACGGCCGATCCGTCCGGTGCGGCCGACCCGGCCGACCGGGGTGACCTGGCCGACCGCGGTGACCGGGATCCCGCGGCCGGCGGCACGGCATACCTCGACACGGCGCAGGTGGCGGGACGCCACCTGGTGCCGCAGGAGCGCCTGGCCGACCCCGAGGGGCTGTCCAGCGCGGGCGTGGGCCGCCTGCTGCGGCATGCCCGCGACCTGGGCGTGGACCGGATCGTCGTGGGGGTCGGTCCGCTGGCCACCCACGACGGCGGCGTCGGGCTGCTCCGCGAGCTCGGTGCCGGCGCCGACCTGACGAACCTCCCTGCGGTCCGGGACGAGTGGGCCGGCACCCGGCTGGTGCTGGTGACGACCACCGAGTCGCCGCTGCTGGGCTTCCAGGGAGCCAGCGCCGGCCTCGGCGACCACGGCGTGCCCCCCGAGGTCACCCAGCGCCTGGAGCTGCGGATGGGGGATCTCACCGACCGGGTGAACGCCGTCCTGCCGCCCTCGCGCGATCTGCTCACCGGACTGCCGCGCCGCCCGGAACGGGAGCCCGGCTCGGGGGCCGGGGGAGGGCTGGGCTACGCCCTGCAGCTCATCGGGGCCCGCACCGACGACGGGGCCCGCTTCCTGCTGGACGAGCTCGGCATCCGCCCACGGCTGGCGGGGTCGCTGCTGGTTCTGGTCACCGACCGGTATGACTACACCACCGTCCACGACGGCGTGGTCGCGCAGACCGCGCGTGCCGCACTGGAGTCCGCGACGCCCACCGTGGTGCTGGCCCGGCAGGTCGCGGTCGGGCGCCGTGAGGGGATGAGCCTGGGGGTCAGCGGCGCGTACGAGCTGCGCGAGGGGGAGGACCTCGCCGCCCTGGCCGCCAGGGTCGCCCGGACGTGGACACCGGCCAGGTGA
- a CDS encoding DUF3043 domain-containing protein — protein sequence MLFGKKTATSEVDDTAAAEYAARDRVTSADASRPQGKGRPTPRRREAEAANRRPLVVDKKTMSAEQKAKVREERAKARESMLRGEERYLPPRDRGPERRFLRDAVDSRWNIGEVLLPIMLFLLVMTFLPIEWARMSAFLAVYGLILFGIVDCWLLWRRTKKRFVQEFGHEPGRGSAWYLVMRSFQMRGSRVPRAAVERGSELGRR from the coding sequence GTGCTTTTCGGGAAGAAGACTGCCACGTCAGAGGTCGACGACACGGCTGCTGCGGAGTATGCCGCGCGGGACCGGGTGACGTCGGCGGACGCCTCGCGCCCCCAGGGCAAGGGGCGACCGACCCCGAGGCGCAGGGAGGCCGAGGCGGCCAACCGGCGACCCCTCGTGGTCGACAAGAAGACGATGAGCGCCGAGCAGAAGGCGAAGGTGCGGGAAGAGCGCGCCAAGGCACGCGAGTCGATGCTGCGCGGCGAGGAGCGCTACCTGCCGCCGCGGGACCGCGGCCCGGAGCGGCGCTTCCTGCGCGACGCCGTCGACAGCCGCTGGAACATCGGCGAGGTCCTGCTGCCGATCATGCTCTTCCTGCTGGTGATGACCTTCCTGCCGATCGAGTGGGCCCGGATGAGCGCCTTCCTGGCGGTCTACGGCCTCATCCTCTTCGGCATCGTCGACTGCTGGCTGCTGTGGAGGCGCACCAAGAAGCGCTTCGTCCAGGAGTTCGGCCACGAGCCGGGTCGCGGCTCGGCCTGGTACCTGGTGATGCGCTCCTTCCAGATGCGGGGCAGCCGGGTCCCGCGTGCGGCGGTCGAGCGCGGCTCGGAGCTGGGTCGCCGCTAG